One segment of Carassius auratus strain Wakin chromosome 2, ASM336829v1, whole genome shotgun sequence DNA contains the following:
- the LOC113038709 gene encoding gap junction gamma-1 protein-like: MSWSFLTRLLEEIHNHSTFVGKVWLTVLIIFRIVLTAVGGESIYSDEQTKFTCNTKQPGCDNVCYDSFAPLSHVRFWVFQIIMISTPSVMYLGYAIHKIARASEEERCKNKINQKRNCHSRWRNGHHLEEVSEEDDAEPMIYEEDMLDEQEVKPQTDKGKCQDPAKHDGRRRIVQEGLMRMYVLQLLSRAIFEVGFLTGQYLLYGFRVNPSYVCNKIPCPHKVDCFVSRPTEKTIFLLIMYVVSCLCLLLNVCEMFHLGIGAFRDTLRKRRSHAQQPPYGYPYSRNISSSPPGYNLVVKSDKPGRIPNSIILQDQNMPRVIPEQHCTSPDENIPSDLATLHHHLRVAQEQLDMAFQTCNTKSAHISRASSPVSGGTMTEQNRVNTAQEKQGARPKASTERAGTTANNGKTSVWI, from the coding sequence ATGAGTTGGAGCTTTCTCACTCGACTACTGGAGGAGATCCACAACCACTCCACGTTTGTGGGGAAAGTTTGGCTGACTGTGTTAATTATTTTCCGGATCGTTTTGACCGCTGTGGGAGGTGAGTCAATCTACTCCGATGAGCAAACAAAGTTCACCTGCAACACTAAGCAGCCCGGCTGTGACAACGTATGCTACGATTCCTTCGCCCCGCTGTCACACGTCCGGTTCTGGGTGTTCCAGATCATCATGATATCCACCCCCTCTGTCATGTATCTGGGTTACGCCATCCATAAGATCGCCCGTGCCTCAGAGGAGGAACGGTGCAAGAACAAGATTAATCAAAAGAGGAACTGCCACAGTCGGTGGAGAAATGGGCACCACCTAGAGGAGGTCTCGGAGGAAGACGACGCCGAACCAATGATCTATGAAGAAGACATGTTGGATGAGCAGGAGGTCAAACCACAGACAGACAAGGGCAAATGCCAAGATCCAGCGAAGCATGATGGCCGGCGTAGGATCGTGCAAGAAGGCTTGATGAGGATGTATGTGCTTCAGCTTTTATCCCGTGCCATCTTTGAGGTGGGGTTCCTCACTGGTCAGTATCTCCTTTATGGCTTCCGTGTTAACCCTTCGTATGTCTGCAACAAGATCCCATGTCCGCATAAGGTAGACTGCTTCGTTTCACGACCCACTGAGAAGACCATCTTTTTACTCATCATGTACGTGGTGAGCTGTCTTTGTCTGCTGCTCAATGTTTGTGAGATGTTCCATTTGGGAATTGGTGCCTTCCGTGACACTCTTCGTAAACGTCGAAGCCATGCTCAACAACCTCCATACGGCTACCCTTACTCCAGAAACATTTCTAGTTCTCCGCCTGGATACAACCTGGTGGTTAAATCTGACAAACCGGGTCGCATTCCCAACAGCATCATCCTACAGGACCAGAACATGCCCAGAGTGATTCCAGAACAGCATTGCACAAGTCCTGATGAGAACATTCCCTCTGACCTGGCTACTCTGCATCACCATTTACGAGTAGCTCAGGAACAACTTGACATGGCGTTTCAGACATGTAACACGAAAAGTGCTCATATCTCCAGAGCTAGCAGCCCTGTGTCTGGTGGCACAATGACAGAGCAGAACCGGGTCAATACAGCTCAGGAGAAACAGGGTGCACGACCGAAAGCCAGCACTGAGAGGGCAGGGACAACAGCAAATAATGGAAAGACATCTGTGTGGATTTAA